The window GCATTAAGAGGTTTATTAACAAACGATAGTACATTATAAAATCATCTTTAACAAGACAATCTTAGTTTTTCCAGAATATATGCACAAAAGTatcattctttttaataaaattattgctTCACAAATACACTCCGTAAATACAATATTCACACTTTCATATTGGATGTCCAGATTGTTTTAAAATATCTATACTTAATAAATTGTGACACATGATGTGTACCTATTGTATATAAAAGGAGTCTAAAACAATCAAAATCcttttttatgtgtttggttagaattttttaaggaccacaacttttcttttttttttttgtcacaatttttgCAACAACTTTTATATGAGTGGCTATCAATTATTTTCATATGAACTCACTACTTTTTTCCATTACTCATAGTCATATTAGAGTTGTCACAAAAGTTGTAACATAAAAGTTGTGTCTACAAATTTTTCTACACAATTCACAATCTGTCACTTTaaaattatcacaaaaattgtgtttataaATTCTCTCCTAAGGAGATGAGAAGGGACCTGCAATCCAAAAAgataatatacaaaaaattgTATCAAGTTTAGAATCCTGCTGTTTTTGGTGCAGGCAGGATTTTAAAACCCCACATTGACTTGCTTCCGGTTAATAACCATTTTCTGCATTTGTTGTATATATCACAATTTCCTTTTTGCTGATAGAGAAATTCTCTATCTAAGTAGCATTGATCTTTACGTTATGGttctcaaaaacaaatattttcaaaattataacaCTTTAAGCTTTAATTTGCAGACAATAAAGTACTTACTTTTGGTGActaaagtgaaaaaaagaagtagattCCTTGAACAATAAGGATTTTATAGCCTTAAAAATGTTGGAGAATTGTCCAAAAGATTTCAATAGCTTTACCATTCGCAACATGTTATTGGATGCCAATGCTAGGGTTGAAAGAGTGAATAATCCAAGTGAATCAGCAAAAACAACACAATCAAGGAAGAAATGGTGGAAGAATTTGTTGAAACACTTGAAATACCGAGGTAATTGGGTAGAAGGGAATCGTGGCTATATAATGGTAGTGGCTACTGTGATTACAACTATCACTTTCCAACAGGCAGCTAGCCCCCCAGGCGGTGTTTGGCCACAAAGTGGAAATGTTACTCAGTATATTGATCGTTTTGCATCTTCTGGTTATAACATCAAAGTTGATGTTGGAATGTCAGTTGTAGGTTCCATCGACACGTTGTACTACTTCTATTTCATAATATTCAACGCCATCTCTTTTATTGCATTAGTCATTGTCACCTTCTTACTAATTAGTGGATTCCCGGTCAAGAATAAGATTTGTATGGGCCTCTTGACAATAGCTCTATGTACCACTCTCGCATTCCTGGTAATTACCTGTATAACTGCAGTCTCCATGGTGACCCCGATCTCACTATACGATTTGAAATATAAGGAGCTCTCTAGTACACAAATATGGGTTCTGGGTAGTTCGGTTGTGGTgatttctttggtttttttgctTCACTTAATCCGTTTTCTTGTTTGGTTGGGATGGATCCATCCCAACCAAAGATCCATCCCAACCAAACAAGAAAACGGATTAAGTGAagcaaaaaaaccaaagaaatcACCACAACCGAACTACCCAGAACCCATATTTGTGTACTAGAGAGCTCCTTATATTTCAAATCGAATAGTGAGATCGGGGTCACCATGGAGACTGCAGTTATATAGGTAATTACCAGGAATGCGAGAGTGGTACATAGAGCTATTGTCAAGAGGCCCATACAAATCTTATTCTTGACCGGGAATCCACTAATTAGTAAGAAGGTGACAATGACTAATGCAATAAAAGAGATAGCGTTGAATATTATGAAATAGAAGTAGTACAACGTGTCGATGGAACCTACAACTGACATTCCAACATCAACTTTGATGTTATAACCAGAAGATGCAAAACGATCAATATACTGAGTAACATTTCCACTTTGTGGCCAAACACCGCCTGGGGGGCTAGCTGCCTGTTGGAAAGTGATAGTTGTAATCACAGTAGCCACTACCATTATATAGCCACGATTCCCTTCTACCCAATTACCTCGGTATTTCAAGTGTTTCAACAAATTCTTCCACCATTTCTTCCTTGattgtgttgtttttgttgattcACTTGGATTATTCACTCTTTCAACCCTAGCATTGGCATCCAATAACATGTTGCGAATGGTAAAGCTATTGAAATCTTTTGGACAATTCTCCAACATTTTTAAGGCTATAAAATCCTCATTGTTCAAGGaatctacttctttttttcactttagTCACCAAAAGTAAGTACTTTATTGTCTGCAAATTAAAGCTTAAAGtgttataattttgaaaatatttgtttttgagaaCCATAACGTAAAGATCAATGCTACTTAGATAGAGAATTTCTCTATcagcaaaaaagaaattgtgatATATACAACAAATGCAGAAAATGGTTATTAACCGGAAGCAAGTCAATGTGGGGTTTTAAAATCTTGCCTGCACCAAAAACAGCAGGATTCTAAACTTGATAcaattttttgtatattatcTTTTTGGATTGCGGGTCCCTTCTCATCTCCTTAGGAGAGAATttataaacacaatttttgtgataattttAAAGTGACAGATTGTGAATTGTGTAGAAAAATTTGTAGACACAACTTTTATGTTACAACTTTTGTGACAACTCTAATATGACTATGAGTAATGGAAAAAAGTAGTGAGTTCATATGAAAATAATTGATAGCCACTCATATAAAAGTTGTTGcaaaaattgtgacaaaaaaaaaaaaaaaaaaaagttgtggtccttaaaaatttctaaccaaacacataaaaaagGATTTTGATTGTTTTAGACTCCTTTTATATACAATAGGTACACATCATGTGTCACAATTTATTAAGTATAGATATTTTAAAACAATCTAGACATCCAATATGAAAGTGTGAATATTGTATTTACGGAGTGTATTTGTGAagcaataattttattaaaaagaatgatACTTTTGTGCATATATTCTGGAAAAACTAAGATTGTCTTGTTAAAGATGATTTTATAATGTACTATCGTTTGTTAATAAACCTCTTAATGCccattcattttgaaaatttattattattattattattatttatatttaaggttgtatctaaaaaatagaaaacttaaaagaattatattttaaaaagtgtgTTTTGATAAATGCCAAATATGAAAGTGCACCTTTACCTAAggatgttttgtattttattattattaatttaaaggaGGATGTTTTgtacttaaaagttaaaactttgtatttttttttctctgtttaaTGAACTCAGCTTCCAAAGCCACGTGATCAAGTTGTtactttctttagaaaaaaaagcGTGTTTGTAATGTactaatttgttttattttttcaataggTGTAGCAATTCGAAAGGATTTTCATTGATGAGATGGTCCTGTTGTGAATTGgggcaaaatcaaaa of the Quercus robur chromosome 10, dhQueRobu3.1, whole genome shotgun sequence genome contains:
- the LOC126703793 gene encoding uncharacterized protein LOC126703793 — encoded protein: MLENCPKDFNSFTIRNMLLDANARVERVNNPSESTKTTQSRKKWWKNLLKHLKYRGNWVEGNRGYIMVVATVITTITFQQAASPPGGVWPQSGNVTQYIDRFASSGYNIKVDVGMSVVGSIDTLYYFYFIIFNAISFIALVIVTFLLISGFPVKNKICMGLLTIALCTTLAFLVITYITAVSMVTPISLFDLKYKELSSTQIWVLGSSVVVISLVFLLHLIRFLVWLGWIFGWDGSIPTKQENGLSEAKKPKKSPQPNYPEPIFVY